A window of Lepidochelys kempii isolate rLepKem1 chromosome 1, rLepKem1.hap2, whole genome shotgun sequence contains these coding sequences:
- the AMIGO2 gene encoding amphoterin-induced protein 2 — MSLSCQTISTRLGVLKLNCKGLLFLSVFTISVCGNASGLCPTACICASDIVSCTNKNLSRVPGTLFKFIKRLDLSYNRIAFLEPEWVPVLFDKLNTLIINHNSISSIITGSFSTTPNLKYLDLSSNNLKTLGSPLFQELRVLEVLLLYNNQITQIDSAAFGGLYKLQKLYLCCNSLSHFPLDLYIGKHKLTELVLLDISYNHIQSVPIQRISLVPAKRLSGIYLHGNPFYCDCTLYAMLIYWYHRHFNSVVDFKNEYACVLRSDPKGSNKLPLLHDNFLNCSESTINVSFHAFGFIHEAQVGERLIVHCDSKISDAGTYFIWVSPDNRLLEPDKDTDNFKVFHNGSLEIIDPQLEDSGLYSCIAINKRRLLNETIEVRINVSNFTVNRSHAHEAFNTAFTTLAACVASIILVLLYLYLTPCPCQCKTRRRKRKLPQSSAHSSILNSTPSPDPPADEKKSSSGKRVVFLEPVNEPKQGQNGKVRLFPKETVIAESILKTTRAKSDSDSVNSVFSDTPFMPSS; from the coding sequence ATGTCTTTAAGCTGCCAGACAATTTCTACTCGACTTGGTGTTCTTAAACTGAACTGCAAAGGACTGCTATTCCTTTCGGTCTTTACAATAAGTGTATGTGGCAATGCCTCCGGCTTGTGTCCTACAGCCTGCATCTGTGCTAGTGACATTGTAAGCTGCACCAATAAGAACCTCTCTAGGGTGCCAGGAACTCTCTTCAAATTCATAAAAAGACTGGATCTGAGTTATAACAGAATTGCATTTTTGGAACCTGAATGGGTCCCAGTGCTTTTTGACAAACTGAACACTTTAATAATCAATCATAACAGTATTAGCAGTATTATCACTGGAAGCTTTTCCACAACTCCAAATTTAAAGTATCTAGACTTGTCATCCAACAACCTGAAGACATTgggaagccctttatttcaagaGCTGAGAGTACTGGAAGTTCTCTTGCTTTACAACAATCAGATAACACAGATTGATTCTGCTGCCTTTGGAGGATTATACAAATTGCAGAAGCTGTACTTATGTTGTAACTCACTGTCACACTTCCCACTGGACTTGTATATTGGAAAACACAAGCTTACAGAACTTGTATTATTAGACATTTCCTATAACCACATCCAGTCCGTACCCATTCAACGTATAAGTTTAGTGCCGGCCAAACGACTCAGTGGAATTTATCTTCATGGTAACCCATTTTACTGTGACTGTACTCTATACGCCATGCTAATTTATTGGTATCACAGACACTTCAACTCAGTCGTGGATTTCAAAAATGAGTATGCCTGTGTATTACGATCTGATCCCAAAGGTTCCAATAAACTGCCTTTATTGCACGACAACTTTCTGAATTGCTCCGAAAGCACCATCAATGTGTCATTCCATGCCTTTGGGTTTATTCATGAGGCCCAAGTTGGAGAAAGGCTGATTGTACACTGTGACAGCAAAATTAGTGATGCAGGCACATATTTCATCTGGGTTAGCCCAGACAATAGATTACTGGAGCCAGATAAGGACACTGACAATTTTAAGGTGTTTCACAATGGGAGTTTAGAGATAATAGATCCCCAGCTGGAGGATTCTGGGCTGTATTCGTGCATTGCAATAAATAAAAGAAGACTGTTAAATGAAACCATAGAGGTTAGAATTAATGTAAGCAATTTCACAGTGAACAGATCCCATGCTCATGAAGCATTTAACACTGCTTTCACCACCCTTGCTGCCTGTGTAGCCAGTATTATTTTGGTATTGCTTTATCTCTATCTGACCCCATGTCCTTGTCAGTGTaagacaagaagaagaaaaaggaagctgCCCCAAAGCAGTGCCCATTCATCCATCCTAAACTCCACTCCATCTCCGGATCCTCCAGCTGATGAGAAGAAATCCAGCAGTGGTAAGAGAGTGGTGTTCCTTGAGCCTGTGAACGAGCCAAAACAGGGGCAGAATGGGAAAGTGAGACTGTTTCCCAAAGAAACTGTCATAGCAGAGAGCATCCTGAAAACGACCCGAGCAAAATCTGACTCTGATTCTGTC